From a single Okeanomitos corallinicola TIOX110 genomic region:
- a CDS encoding IscS subfamily cysteine desulfurase, with amino-acid sequence MSNRPIYLDCHATTPVDERVLNAMIPYFTEKFGNAASISHVYGWESEAAVKQTRGILATAINANPEEIVFTSGATEANNLAIKGVAEAYFSKGQHIVTIATEHKAVLDPCEYLKGLGFEITILPVNKDGLIDLEQLEKALRDDTILVSVMAANNEIGVLQPLAEIGKICREKEILFHTDAAQAIGKIPLDVEALNIDLMSLTAHKVYGPKGVGALYVRRRNPRVKLAAQQHGGGHERGMRSGTLYTPQIVGFGKAVEIAIAEQETENQRLTELRERLWQQLSKVEGIYLNGHPQKRLAGNLNISVEGVDGAALSLGLQPIVAVSSGSACSSNHVAPSYVLTALGHPEKLAYASVRFGLGRFNTVEEIDKVAQHFITTVNSLQSTLAVSR; translated from the coding sequence ATGTCTAATCGTCCTATCTACCTTGACTGTCATGCAACTACACCTGTAGATGAACGGGTACTAAATGCTATGATTCCTTACTTTACAGAAAAGTTTGGCAATGCCGCTAGTATTAGTCATGTTTATGGTTGGGAATCAGAAGCAGCAGTTAAACAAACTAGAGGAATTTTAGCGACTGCTATTAATGCTAACCCAGAAGAAATTGTTTTTACCAGTGGAGCAACAGAAGCTAATAATTTAGCCATCAAAGGTGTAGCTGAAGCTTACTTTTCTAAAGGTCAACACATTGTCACCATAGCAACAGAACATAAAGCAGTTTTAGATCCTTGTGAATATTTAAAAGGTCTGGGTTTTGAAATTACAATTCTCCCAGTTAACAAAGATGGTCTAATTGATTTAGAACAATTAGAAAAAGCCCTGCGTGATGATACAATTTTAGTGTCTGTGATGGCTGCCAATAACGAAATAGGCGTTTTACAACCATTAGCAGAAATCGGTAAAATCTGCCGAGAAAAAGAAATTCTCTTCCACACAGATGCTGCCCAAGCTATTGGTAAAATTCCCTTAGATGTAGAAGCATTAAACATTGATTTAATGTCTTTAACTGCCCATAAAGTCTATGGGCCAAAAGGTGTTGGGGCTTTATATGTTCGCCGCCGCAACCCCAGAGTTAAACTAGCAGCACAACAACATGGGGGAGGCCATGAAAGGGGAATGCGTTCTGGAACTTTATACACACCCCAAATAGTTGGCTTTGGTAAAGCTGTAGAAATTGCCATTGCAGAACAAGAAACAGAAAATCAAAGATTAACAGAACTGCGGGAAAGACTTTGGCAACAGTTATCTAAAGTTGAGGGAATTTATTTAAATGGACATCCTCAAAAAAGATTAGCAGGAAATTTGAATATTAGTGTTGAAGGTGTGGATGGTGCGGCACTTTCTTTAGGTTTACAACCGATAGTAGCAGTATCTTCTGGGTCTGCTTGTTCTTCTAATCATGTTGCACCTTCCTATGTATTAACAGCATTAGGACATCCTGAAAAATTAGCTTATGCTTCTGTCAGGTTTGGTCTTGGTAGGTTTAATACTGTGGAAGAAATAGATAAAGTTGCACAACATTTTATTACTACTGTGAACAGTTTACAAAGTACCTTGGCAGTTAGTCGTTGA
- a CDS encoding cyanophycin synthetase has protein sequence MRLITSILTQVATEMGATVLIEPEYQLIGHITFKNGKTSIFDHNKLDINGYGAANLAKDKGFSNYFLNQLGYKVTAGHTFFNDKICANISNPRNIHDGWNYAQELGLPVIVKPLNLSQGCLVAKVYKKDEYYQVAEKILAIQSGLIVEKFYSGSDFRILALDNEIIAAYQRIPLSITGDGNSTIRELLIKKQQKLRQINKKVLVDLQDFRMLQKLKTQNLTFDSIVDQDTVVYLLDNANLSTGGDAVDFTDHIHPDFQELAINITKNMGLRLAGVDILTSDITQPLLDYTLLEINSAPGLTYYVSLGETQIERVKYLYAKILQILENS, from the coding sequence ATGAGATTAATAACATCAATTTTAACACAAGTAGCCACAGAAATGGGAGCTACTGTTTTAATAGAGCCAGAATATCAATTGATTGGACACATCACCTTTAAAAATGGAAAAACCTCAATATTTGATCACAATAAACTAGATATTAATGGTTATGGTGCGGCTAATTTAGCTAAAGATAAAGGGTTTTCTAATTATTTTCTCAACCAACTGGGTTACAAGGTAACAGCAGGACATACTTTTTTTAATGATAAAATCTGTGCAAATATTAGCAACCCTAGAAACATCCATGATGGTTGGAATTATGCCCAAGAATTAGGATTACCTGTAATTGTTAAACCATTAAATTTAAGTCAAGGATGTTTGGTAGCCAAGGTATATAAAAAAGATGAATACTATCAAGTAGCAGAGAAAATTTTAGCAATTCAATCAGGATTAATTGTAGAAAAATTTTATAGCGGTAGCGATTTTAGAATCTTAGCTTTAGATAATGAAATAATTGCCGCTTACCAGAGAATACCTTTATCTATAACTGGTGATGGTAATTCTACTATTAGAGAGTTATTGATCAAAAAACAACAAAAATTAAGGCAAATAAATAAAAAAGTATTAGTTGATTTACAAGATTTTCGGATGTTGCAAAAGTTAAAAACACAAAACCTCACTTTTGATAGTATAGTTGATCAAGATACTGTAGTTTATCTTTTAGATAATGCCAATCTCTCTACAGGTGGTGATGCAGTAGATTTCACTGATCATATTCATCCTGATTTTCAAGAATTGGCAATTAATATCACTAAAAACATGGGATTGAGACTAGCAGGTGTTGATATTCTTACCTCTGATATTACTCAACCTTTGCTAGATTATACCCTCTTAGAAATTAATAGCGCACCCGGTTTAACTTATTATGTTTCCTTGGGTGAAACGCAAATAGAAAGAGTAAAATATTTGTATGCTAAGATTCTGCAAATATTAGAAAATAGCTGA